From the Clostridia bacterium genome, the window CCTTGGTCACCGAAACCTTAAAAATAGCCTCCACCGCTTTCTTGATCTGGCTCTTGTTGGCCCGGGGGTGGACGATGAAGGTATATTTGTTCCCTTCCATTAGTTGGGTTGACTTTTCGGAGATAACCGGCCGGATAATTATGTCCCGCGGATTTTCAAAAAGGCTCATCCCGCCAGCACCTCCTCTATCTTTTGTACCGCGTCTCGGGTAAACACCAGCTTATCAAAAGCCAGCAGTCGGTAGACCGATAGCTCCTGGGCCTTTATCGGCAAGACTCCAGCCAGGTTACGAGCCGAGCGGTGAATAATCCTGTCATCGCCTGCAGTCACGATCAAGGCGCTATCCTCTACCTTTAGGTTGCGCAATACCTGGGCCATAGCCTTGGTTTTAGGGGCCTCAAACCGAAGTCCGTCCACCACAATGAAATCGCCATCAGCTACCCGAGCCGATAGGGCTGACTTCAGCGCCGCCCGCCGCATCTTCTTGGGCATGGCCTGGGAATAGTCTCGGGGCTTGGGCCCAAATACGATCCCACCATGCCGCCAAAGTGGCGATCGGATAGTCCCGGCCCGGGCTCGACCGGTGCCTTTTTGGCGCCATGGTTTCTTTCCGCCGCCGGCCACCTCTCCCCGCTCCTTGGTTGAGGCCGTGCCCCGGCGGGCATTGGCCATATCCCGTACCACCGCTTGGTGCAACAGGGCCTCGTTCAACGGGACCCCGAATACTTCTTCCTTTAGTTCGATTTCATCTATTTGCTGCCCCTCCGGGTTGTAAACTGGCACTCTGGGCATCCCTCTCACTCCTTTCCGTACGGTCTAGCGAGCTTTGGCCGGGCTCTTCACTACCACCAGGCCCTTAGCTGGACCGGGTACGGAACCTTGCACCAAAAGCAGGTTGCGTTCAGCATCGGCACTTACCACTTTCAGGTTCTGAACCGTCACTCGGGCTGCACCCAAGTGGCCTGGGAGCTTACGGCCCTTGAAAGTGCGCGCCGGTCCCTTAGCTCCCAAGGATCCCGGGCGGCGATGGTACTTGGAACCATGGGCCATGGGCCCCCGCTGGAAGCCATGCCGCTTGATTCCGCCTGCAAAACCTTTACCCTTGGAGGTAGCAGTTACATCTACCAGCTCCCCGGCGCTGAAAACATCGGCTTTGATCTCCTGCCCAACCGAGTACTCTTCGCCCTCGCCTACTCGAAATTCACGCAGGACCCGGAACGGCCCCACCTTAGCCTTGGCAAATTGCCCTCGGACCGGCTTGGTCAGCTTGGACTCCTTTACGGCCTCAAACCCTACCTGGAT encodes:
- the rplW gene encoding 50S ribosomal protein L23; the protein is MSLFENPRDIIIRPVISEKSTQLMEGNKYTFIVHPRANKSQIKKAVEAIFKVSVTKVNTVKVRGKLRRQGRTQGYTPARKKAIVTLKPGDKIQIVEGL
- the rplD gene encoding 50S ribosomal protein L4; translated protein: MPRVPVYNPEGQQIDEIELKEEVFGVPLNEALLHQAVVRDMANARRGTASTKERGEVAGGGKKPWRQKGTGRARAGTIRSPLWRHGGIVFGPKPRDYSQAMPKKMRRAALKSALSARVADGDFIVVDGLRFEAPKTKAMAQVLRNLKVEDSALIVTAGDDRIIHRSARNLAGVLPIKAQELSVYRLLAFDKLVFTRDAVQKIEEVLAG
- the rplC gene encoding 50S ribosomal protein L3, with product MKAILGRKLGMTQVFDEEGRAVPVTVIKAGPCVVVRRKRKDPDGYDAIQVGFEAVKESKLTKPVRGQFAKAKVGPFRVLREFRVGEGEEYSVGQEIKADVFSAGELVDVTATSKGKGFAGGIKRHGFQRGPMAHGSKYHRRPGSLGAKGPARTFKGRKLPGHLGAARVTVQNLKVVSADAERNLLLVQGSVPGPAKGLVVVKSPAKAR